A genome region from Eurosta solidaginis isolate ZX-2024a chromosome 2, ASM4086904v1, whole genome shotgun sequence includes the following:
- the LOC137240526 gene encoding reticulocalbin-2 isoform X2 → MLFLMLQTIYKIEQQVHNSERCSHSYSKENKERPLEQTFGWDWYKLLRRNPQKVFKRTYKSIKQQLPRKCSVKEAQEFDKLTPEESKKRLLVLIKLMDLNKDGFVDRHELKAWILRSFKKLGEEEAADRLEEIDMDGDGVVTWKEYLKDSFSMEDEDEKKELIDFDSYDEEKEMITSDKELFKAADLNKDGVLDAKEYVLFYSPEEHPEMLPIVLEHTLREKDANHNGEIDFGEFIGNTGEKHNREWLIEEKERFDHLDDNKDGLLTGNEVLNWVVPNSETIAKDEVDHLFVSTDEDHDDRLSFLEILANYDTFVGSEATDYGDHLQNINHFDDEL, encoded by the exons atgcttttCTTGATGCTACAGAcaatatata AAATCGAGCAGCAAGTACACAATAGCGAGCGTTGTTCTCATAGCTACAGCAAAGAAAATAAAGAGAGACCACTCGAGCAAACGTTTGGTTGGGATTGGTATAAGCTATTACGTAGAAATCCACAAAAAGTATTCAAGCGCACATACAAAAGTATAAAGCAACAGCTTCCCCGAAAAT gTAGCGTCAAAGAAGCACAAGAATTCGATAAGCTCACACCAGAGGAGTCGAAAAAACGCTTGCTTGTACTTATAAAACTTATGGATTTGAATAAAGATGGCTTTGTTGATCGTCATGAGCTTAAAGCTTGGATTTTAAGGTCTTTTAA AAAACTTGGCGAGGAAGAAGCGGCTGATCGCTTGGAAGAGATCGATATGGATGGTGATGGCGTAGTAACATGGAAAGAATATTTGAAAGATAGCTTTTCTATGGAGGATGAAGATGAAAAGAAGGAATTAATAGATTTTGACAGCTACGATGAAGAGAAAGAAATGATTACATCCGATAAAGAACTATTCAAAGCTGCAGATTTGAATAAAGATGGCGTACTTGATGCCAAAGAATATGTTCTCTTTTATTCGCCAGAAGAACATCCAGAAATGTTACCTATAGTATTAGAACACACATTACGCGAAAAAGATGCAAATCATAATGGTGAGATAGATTTTGGGGAATTCATTGGCAATACTGGTGAGAAACACAATCGTGAATGGCTAATTGAAGAGAAAGAGCGTTTCGATCATTTAGATGACAACAAAGATGGCCTATTAACGGGTAATGAGGTACTAAATTGGGTAGTGCCGAATAGTGAAACAATCGCCAAAGATGAAGTGGATCATTTATTTGTATCGACAGACGAAGATCACGATGATCGTTTAAGTTTTTTGGAAATACTAGCTAATTACGATACATTTGTCGGTAGCGAAGCTACAGATTATGGTGATCATTTGCAAAATATAAATCATTTTGACGATGAACTGTAA
- the LOC137240526 gene encoding reticulocalbin-2 isoform X1, which yields MSKLGVLFLLTAFVLVVNTMPANAAIAHAHKHEIHNSKERVKDGVVYATRDVHHHEDGEHNVEFDHEAIIGSVKEAQEFDKLTPEESKKRLLVLIKLMDLNKDGFVDRHELKAWILRSFKKLGEEEAADRLEEIDMDGDGVVTWKEYLKDSFSMEDEDEKKELIDFDSYDEEKEMITSDKELFKAADLNKDGVLDAKEYVLFYSPEEHPEMLPIVLEHTLREKDANHNGEIDFGEFIGNTGEKHNREWLIEEKERFDHLDDNKDGLLTGNEVLNWVVPNSETIAKDEVDHLFVSTDEDHDDRLSFLEILANYDTFVGSEATDYGDHLQNINHFDDEL from the exons ATGTCGAAACTGGGAGTTTTGTTCTTACTAACAGCCTTCGTGCTGGTAGTGAATACAATGCCCGCCAACGCAGCTATTGCCCACGCTCATAAACACGAAATACATAATAGTAAGGAACGTGTAAAAGATGGAGTAGTATATGCTACACGTGATGTACATCATCATGAAGACGGGGAACATAATGTGGAATTCGATCATGAAGCCATTATTG gTAGCGTCAAAGAAGCACAAGAATTCGATAAGCTCACACCAGAGGAGTCGAAAAAACGCTTGCTTGTACTTATAAAACTTATGGATTTGAATAAAGATGGCTTTGTTGATCGTCATGAGCTTAAAGCTTGGATTTTAAGGTCTTTTAA AAAACTTGGCGAGGAAGAAGCGGCTGATCGCTTGGAAGAGATCGATATGGATGGTGATGGCGTAGTAACATGGAAAGAATATTTGAAAGATAGCTTTTCTATGGAGGATGAAGATGAAAAGAAGGAATTAATAGATTTTGACAGCTACGATGAAGAGAAAGAAATGATTACATCCGATAAAGAACTATTCAAAGCTGCAGATTTGAATAAAGATGGCGTACTTGATGCCAAAGAATATGTTCTCTTTTATTCGCCAGAAGAACATCCAGAAATGTTACCTATAGTATTAGAACACACATTACGCGAAAAAGATGCAAATCATAATGGTGAGATAGATTTTGGGGAATTCATTGGCAATACTGGTGAGAAACACAATCGTGAATGGCTAATTGAAGAGAAAGAGCGTTTCGATCATTTAGATGACAACAAAGATGGCCTATTAACGGGTAATGAGGTACTAAATTGGGTAGTGCCGAATAGTGAAACAATCGCCAAAGATGAAGTGGATCATTTATTTGTATCGACAGACGAAGATCACGATGATCGTTTAAGTTTTTTGGAAATACTAGCTAATTACGATACATTTGTCGGTAGCGAAGCTACAGATTATGGTGATCATTTGCAAAATATAAATCATTTTGACGATGAACTGTAA